A stretch of Acidobacteriota bacterium DNA encodes these proteins:
- the sufD gene encoding Fe-S cluster assembly protein SufD, whose product MPQVAERHETYAADFEAFRESPAFGPEWLRTARSSAFARFIARGFPTTRDEEWKFTNVAAIAATSFRRVTGGPRVTTADLEPFLFKTRFAMQAVVVNGRLSSELSSLENLPAGVTVSGMAEAMTDQPPLEGPSLKSDHPFVLLNTAFCEGGVFIHIAPKAVVTEPIHVLFVSAPGADPGLVAPRLFVVAGEQSQSSIVENYAGVGAAPVLTTAVTEVLLGPGAMVDHVKVQRETAEAFHMASTFVHLHRASTFTSQAITFGGRIARNDITATLAGDGAECTLNGLYVADGETLVDTHTTIDHAMPHCPSHEVYKGILTGRAKAVFNGKIIVRPDAQKTDAKQTNKALLLSDEASINTKPQLEIFADDVKCTHGAAIGQLDADQLFYLRARGIGVQDARNMLIHAFASDVLNGIKHDAVRDRLEEVLVEKLHLPA is encoded by the coding sequence GTCACGAGACTTACGCGGCCGACTTCGAGGCATTCCGCGAATCACCGGCCTTTGGACCCGAGTGGCTCCGCACCGCGCGGTCCTCGGCCTTTGCCCGGTTCATCGCGCGAGGCTTCCCGACCACGCGCGACGAAGAGTGGAAGTTCACGAACGTGGCCGCGATTGCCGCCACCAGTTTCCGGCGCGTCACCGGCGGCCCCAGGGTGACGACGGCCGATCTCGAGCCGTTCCTCTTCAAGACACGGTTCGCCATGCAGGCCGTGGTGGTGAATGGCCGGCTGTCTTCTGAACTCTCGTCGCTCGAGAACCTGCCGGCGGGCGTCACTGTGTCCGGCATGGCTGAAGCGATGACCGACCAGCCGCCCCTGGAAGGCCCGAGCCTCAAGAGCGACCATCCGTTTGTCTTGCTGAACACGGCCTTCTGCGAAGGCGGTGTCTTCATCCACATCGCCCCGAAGGCCGTGGTGACCGAGCCCATCCATGTGCTCTTCGTCTCGGCACCAGGCGCCGATCCTGGCCTCGTGGCTCCGCGCCTCTTCGTTGTCGCCGGTGAGCAATCGCAGTCATCCATCGTGGAGAACTACGCGGGAGTTGGCGCCGCGCCGGTGCTGACCACCGCCGTGACCGAGGTCCTGCTGGGCCCCGGAGCCATGGTGGACCACGTCAAGGTGCAGCGCGAAACGGCCGAGGCCTTCCACATGGCCAGCACGTTCGTGCACTTGCACCGCGCCAGTACGTTTACGTCGCAGGCCATCACGTTCGGCGGGCGCATCGCGCGCAACGACATCACGGCCACACTTGCGGGAGACGGCGCCGAGTGCACGCTCAACGGCCTCTACGTGGCCGACGGCGAGACACTCGTGGACACGCACACCACCATCGACCACGCGATGCCGCACTGCCCGAGTCACGAAGTCTACAAAGGCATCCTGACCGGACGCGCCAAAGCGGTGTTCAACGGCAAGATCATCGTGCGGCCCGACGCCCAGAAGACCGACGCGAAACAGACCAACAAAGCCCTGCTGCTCTCAGACGAGGCCTCGATCAACACCAAGCCTCAGCTCGAAATTTTTGCCGACGATGTGAAGTGTACGCATGGAGCCGCCATCGGCCAACTCGACGCCGACCAGCTGTTCTACCTGCGCGCTCGTGGCATCGGCGTGCAGGATGCGCGCAACATGCTCATTCACGCGTTTGCCAGTGATGTCCTCAACGGGATCAAACACGACGCCGTGCGAGACCGTCTCGAAGAGGTCCTGGTCGAGAAACTGCACCTGCCGGCATGA
- a CDS encoding cysteine desulfurase translates to MDVVAVREQFPALHQLVHGKPLAYLDNAATTQKPQVVLDALRHYYERDNANVHRGVHTLSERATASYEAARRSVQRFLNARSEREIIFTRNATESINLVARAWGDWQLKPGDEVLITAMEHHSNIVPWQMACARTGAILKVAPIDDRGDVILEEFAKLLTPRTKMLAVVHLSNALGTINPVEDMIAAARRVGATVLIDGSQAAYHMAVDVQALDPDFYVFTGHKVYGPTGIGVLYGRESLLQACPPFLGGGDMISSVTFEKSEWNELPYKFEAGTPNIADAIGLGAAIEFVRGIGFDAIGAHESALLAYATARLSAVPGLTIIGTARRKASVVSFVMDDLHPHDIGTIVDREGVAIRTGHHCAQPVMDRFGIPATARASLAMYNTTDEIDALVVALDRVRQLLG, encoded by the coding sequence CTGGATGTGGTGGCGGTGCGCGAGCAGTTCCCCGCGTTGCATCAGCTGGTGCACGGCAAGCCACTCGCGTATCTCGACAATGCCGCGACAACCCAGAAGCCGCAGGTGGTGCTGGACGCTTTGCGCCATTACTACGAGCGCGACAACGCCAACGTCCACCGGGGCGTGCACACCCTCAGCGAACGGGCGACCGCGTCCTACGAGGCGGCCCGCCGCAGCGTGCAGCGGTTCCTGAACGCCCGGAGTGAACGCGAGATCATTTTCACGCGCAACGCCACCGAGAGCATCAATCTGGTGGCCCGGGCGTGGGGCGACTGGCAACTGAAGCCGGGCGACGAGGTGCTCATCACCGCGATGGAGCACCATTCAAATATTGTCCCGTGGCAGATGGCCTGCGCGCGGACAGGCGCCATCCTCAAGGTGGCGCCGATCGACGATCGCGGCGACGTGATCCTCGAGGAATTCGCGAAACTCCTGACGCCCAGAACGAAGATGCTGGCGGTGGTGCATCTCTCCAATGCACTCGGCACGATCAATCCGGTTGAGGACATGATCGCGGCGGCCAGGCGGGTGGGCGCCACGGTGCTCATCGACGGGTCACAGGCGGCGTACCACATGGCCGTGGACGTGCAGGCGCTGGACCCCGACTTCTACGTGTTCACCGGCCACAAGGTGTATGGCCCCACCGGCATCGGTGTGTTGTATGGCCGGGAGTCGCTCCTTCAAGCCTGCCCGCCGTTCCTTGGCGGCGGCGACATGATCAGTTCGGTCACCTTCGAGAAGAGCGAGTGGAACGAGCTGCCGTACAAGTTCGAAGCCGGCACACCGAACATTGCGGATGCCATCGGACTGGGCGCAGCCATCGAGTTTGTCCGCGGCATCGGCTTTGACGCCATCGGCGCGCACGAATCCGCGCTGCTCGCGTACGCCACCGCTCGGCTCTCCGCCGTGCCGGGCCTGACGATCATCGGCACCGCACGGCGTAAAGCCAGTGTCGTGTCGTTTGTGATGGACGATCTGCACCCTCACGATATCGGGACGATCGTGGACCGCGAGGGTGTGGCGATTCGGACCGGGCATCACTGCGCGCAGCCCGTAATGGACCGCTTCGGGATTCCGGCGACGGCTCGCGCGTCGCTGGCGATGTACAACACGACGGACGAAATCGACGCGCTCGTGGTGGCGCTCGATCGCGTCCGTCAACTGCTAGGGTAA
- a CDS encoding DUF59 domain-containing protein, with protein MFSFLTGKKDQAEDAAVSQTPFTAPDAWTSEALTSPKPETTHDALQVGPLDTEQTAEFQGKIVEAIKTVYDPEIPVDIYELGLIYDIIVDAEKRALINMTLTSPACPSAQQLPLEVGFKVKAIPGITDAKVEIVWEPAWTKERMSEAAKLTLGFF; from the coding sequence ATGTTTTCATTTCTCACGGGCAAGAAGGACCAGGCGGAAGACGCGGCCGTGTCGCAGACGCCATTCACGGCCCCCGACGCCTGGACGTCCGAGGCATTAACCAGCCCGAAGCCCGAGACGACGCACGACGCGTTGCAGGTGGGGCCTCTCGACACCGAGCAGACGGCGGAGTTCCAGGGCAAGATTGTGGAAGCGATCAAGACCGTCTACGACCCGGAGATCCCGGTCGATATCTATGAGCTGGGCCTCATCTACGACATCATCGTGGACGCCGAGAAGCGCGCGCTCATCAACATGACGCTGACCAGCCCGGCATGCCCGTCGGCGCAGCAGCTGCCGCTCGAGGTGGGATTCAAGGTGAAAGCCATTCCCGGCATCACCGACGCGAAAGTCGAGATTGTCTGGGAGCCCGCCTGGACGAAAGAGCGCATGTCGGAAGCCGCGAAGCTCACGCTGGGATTCTTCTGA
- a CDS encoding SUF system NifU family Fe-S cluster assembly protein — MQDLNDLYQEVILDHNRRPRNYGPLPDATQSAKGHQPLGGDKLTLSLKVEGDRITGIAFEGSGCAISKSSASLMTDAVKGHTIDEATELFDKFHQMVTTPIDQPVDEEAVGKLAVLAGVREFPARVKCASLAWHTLKAALTNAPVPAKTE; from the coding sequence ATGCAAGACCTCAACGACCTCTATCAGGAGGTCATCCTCGACCACAATCGCCGGCCGCGCAACTACGGGCCGCTGCCCGACGCCACCCAGTCGGCAAAGGGGCACCAACCCCTGGGTGGCGACAAGCTGACGCTGTCACTCAAGGTCGAGGGCGATCGCATTACGGGAATCGCGTTCGAGGGCTCCGGGTGCGCCATTTCGAAGTCGTCTGCCTCGCTCATGACCGACGCGGTCAAAGGCCACACGATTGATGAGGCGACTGAACTGTTCGACAAGTTCCACCAGATGGTGACCACACCCATCGACCAACCGGTAGACGAGGAAGCCGTCGGCAAACTTGCTGTGCTTGCCGGTGTCCGCGAGTTTCCCGCGCGCGTCAAATGCGCGTCGCTCGCCTGGCATACGCTCAAGGCCGCGCTCACGAACGCACCCGTACCCGCCAAAACGGAGTAG